One genomic region from Leptolyngbyaceae cyanobacterium JSC-12 encodes:
- a CDS encoding hypothetical protein (IMG reference gene:2510098178), which translates to MGVTLPKPDASTNGQFLPQILPSMHTSESSSYSETDELQRITALTFNSNMLDLQRCLQTLQAQLPNSMELEQIQAWVEQSKWLHTLHRCSQLLIAVINPTNLTLQYANEYFCQQLGIPVRSHPLVKDEELNLSAILKQQLAEKDYAAVLRLYRRHLLHFILEKFYNIDPSSCRLLETPAMVSLSSSLQAEPRYVEFWLRSENLQITRLNPDLDEFADLHLAAMTLDELDRWLNDPQQLQELEQRFSLTNYRVEGQLLLEGLDVTVRETIRRITQLLIDRDSILRPHKFRLVNRQLKSLFRTDNTIILTIEKDQIRVFMGSDRHEMDATTYPLDAIRDSHAMKALQLNQVMGIRDLARECRTELGRQLVAQGVRSLLMIPLIAQTVIPRAETRASKQNERQVQIVGLIGLLSDRPNHFDGLDACHAEQLIPAFTRALTSAQRQLVQQRFITNIHPAVEWRFMQEAERRSMGLPPEPIVFNNVYPLYGISDIRGSSDARNRAIQADLLEQLRLGMAVVEAVCAEEASALSEQLRLDLLERMQRIQEKVTVDAEVAEIRYLRNHLEVYFDYFAQCGEGAIAAIQTYQSACNNEHQCVYVARAEYDQTISQINTCLRETWERWQHRMQQITPHYCDIETTDGIDHMIYAGQSIDPKFGKFQLRSLRYEQLRAMCDCARAALKFQADHTTRMQVTHLVLVQDSTVDIFHDETTEKLFDVRGTRDTRYEIVKKRIDKAIDEQTQTRITQPGMLTLVYSTSEELEEYQQYLHYLVREGLVEEKFEKGIVEPLQGVTGLKFVRVRVRSQS; encoded by the coding sequence ATGGGTGTTACGCTACCAAAACCAGATGCATCTACTAATGGTCAATTCCTTCCTCAAATCCTCCCTTCTATGCATACTTCTGAATCTTCGTCCTATTCAGAGACCGATGAACTACAGCGCATTACTGCATTAACCTTCAATTCAAATATGCTGGATCTGCAGCGATGTTTGCAGACTTTACAAGCTCAGTTACCCAATTCTATGGAACTTGAGCAAATCCAGGCATGGGTTGAACAATCAAAATGGTTGCACACGCTGCATCGGTGTAGTCAATTGTTAATTGCAGTCATCAATCCTACAAACCTGACACTTCAGTATGCCAATGAATATTTTTGTCAGCAGTTAGGAATACCCGTGCGATCGCACCCACTTGTGAAAGATGAAGAGTTAAACTTAAGTGCTATCTTGAAGCAACAGCTTGCCGAGAAAGACTATGCCGCAGTTTTGCGGTTATATCGACGGCATTTGCTGCATTTTATACTAGAGAAATTTTATAACATCGATCCTAGTAGTTGCCGCTTGCTGGAAACCCCAGCAATGGTTTCCTTATCGAGTTCTTTACAAGCTGAACCACGCTATGTTGAATTTTGGTTACGGTCTGAAAATCTACAAATTACTCGACTAAACCCAGATCTGGACGAATTTGCCGATTTACACCTGGCAGCCATGACTCTGGATGAGTTAGACAGGTGGCTAAACGATCCCCAACAACTGCAAGAGCTAGAGCAGCGATTTTCTCTAACCAATTACCGAGTCGAGGGACAGTTATTGCTAGAAGGGTTGGATGTAACTGTGCGGGAAACCATTCGCCGGATCACCCAACTATTAATTGATCGCGACTCAATCTTACGTCCTCACAAGTTTCGATTAGTCAATCGACAGTTGAAATCGCTGTTTCGTACAGATAACACTATCATCCTCACAATCGAAAAAGATCAAATTCGGGTATTTATGGGTAGCGATCGCCACGAAATGGATGCCACAACCTACCCATTAGATGCCATTCGTGATTCCCACGCCATGAAAGCGTTGCAGTTGAACCAAGTCATGGGAATTCGGGATTTGGCACGTGAGTGTCGCACAGAGTTGGGACGGCAGTTAGTCGCTCAAGGCGTGCGTTCCTTGCTGATGATTCCCCTAATTGCTCAAACAGTCATTCCTCGTGCAGAAACTCGGGCTTCTAAGCAGAACGAGCGCCAAGTTCAGATTGTTGGTTTAATTGGGTTGCTCAGCGATCGCCCCAACCATTTTGATGGGCTGGATGCCTGCCATGCTGAGCAACTTATTCCTGCATTTACTCGCGCCCTTACCTCCGCTCAACGGCAACTGGTACAACAACGCTTCATCACCAACATTCACCCTGCTGTAGAGTGGCGATTTATGCAGGAAGCAGAACGCCGCAGCATGGGGCTACCACCTGAGCCAATTGTATTTAACAATGTTTACCCGCTGTATGGCATTTCGGATATCCGAGGATCATCTGACGCTCGGAACCGCGCCATCCAGGCAGACTTATTAGAACAACTGCGCCTGGGAATGGCAGTGGTGGAAGCAGTTTGTGCAGAAGAAGCCAGTGCCCTAAGTGAGCAACTGCGGCTCGATTTGCTAGAACGAATGCAGCGGATTCAAGAAAAGGTAACAGTTGATGCTGAAGTAGCTGAAATTCGATATCTGCGAAATCATCTGGAAGTCTATTTCGATTATTTTGCGCAGTGTGGCGAAGGCGCGATCGCAGCAATTCAAACCTATCAATCTGCCTGCAATAACGAGCATCAGTGTGTCTACGTTGCTCGTGCAGAATACGACCAAACCATCAGCCAAATAAATACCTGCTTAAGGGAAACCTGGGAGCGCTGGCAACATCGTATGCAGCAAATCACCCCTCATTATTGTGATATTGAAACCACCGACGGTATTGATCACATGATTTATGCTGGACAATCTATTGATCCTAAATTTGGTAAGTTTCAGCTTCGCAGTTTGCGATACGAACAACTTCGTGCCATGTGTGACTGTGCCCGTGCAGCGCTGAAATTTCAAGCCGATCACACAACGAGAATGCAAGTTACTCATCTTGTATTAGTTCAAGACTCTACTGTTGATATTTTTCATGATGAAACCACCGAAAAATTGTTTGATGTTCGGGGTACTCGTGACACCCGTTACGAAATTGTGAAAAAGCGAATTGATAAAGCAATTGATGAACAAACTCAAACTCGTATCACTCAACCTGGAATGTTAACTCTGGTATATTCCACGAGTGAAGAGTTAGAAGAATATCAACAATATCTTCACTATCTTGTGCGGGAAGGCTTGGTCGAAGAGAAGTTTGAGAAAGGAATAGTAGAGCCTTTACAGGGAGTAACTGGACTAAAATTTGTTCGAGTGCGGGTGCGATCGCAGTCTTAA
- a CDS encoding hypothetical protein (IMG reference gene:2510098179) encodes MDYASMYGLDTKDHSNVGDSCDRLFMFLFKGIPGFELFFVLTFHPHFTSFRWLAPSGNPKR; translated from the coding sequence ATGGATTATGCCAGTATGTACGGATTGGATACTAAAGATCACTCAAATGTGGGAGATAGTTGCGATCGCCTCTTTATGTTCCTTTTTAAAGGCATCCCTGGGTTTGAGTTGTTTTTTGTCCTGACATTTCATCCACATTTCACATCTTTCCGGTGGTTAGCTCCGTCCGGCAACCCAAAGCGCTAA
- a CDS encoding signal recognition particle subunit FFH/SRP54 (srp54) (IMG reference gene:2510098180~PFAM: SRP54-type protein, GTPase domain; SRP54-type protein, helical bundle domain; Signal peptide binding domain~TIGRFAM: signal recognition particle protein), whose amino-acid sequence MFEALSERLESAWKTLRGQDKISESNIKEAVREVRRALLEADVNLQVVKDFVAGVERKAQGAEVIKGVRPDQQFVEIVYTELVQVMGETNSPLAEVEPAPTIVLMAGLQGTGKTTATAKLALHLRKENRSTMLVATDVYRPAAIDQLITLGKQIDVPVFELGKDANPVEIARQGVEKAKADGINTVIIDTAGRLQIDQDMMAELAQIKEAVQPHEVLLVVDAMTGQEAANLTRTFHEQIGITGAILTKMDGDTRGGAALSVRQISGQPIKFIGTGEKVEALQPFYPDRMASRILGMGDVLTLVEKAREEVDLVEAEKMQEKILSAKFDFTDFLKQTRLLKTMGSLGGIMKLIPGMNKISSDQLEKGESELKKAESMINSMTPEERKNPDLLASSPSRRRRIARGSGYREADVSDLVNKFQKMRNMMQMMGKGQFPGMPGMAGGAGDMNPMAGNAYRGGQPGWRGYPGGGAPAKKKKKEKKKKGFGTL is encoded by the coding sequence ATGTTTGAAGCGCTTTCTGAACGTTTAGAATCAGCCTGGAAAACGCTACGCGGTCAGGACAAAATCTCCGAGTCCAACATTAAAGAAGCCGTGCGGGAAGTGCGGCGAGCTTTGTTGGAAGCAGATGTTAACCTTCAAGTGGTCAAAGACTTTGTAGCGGGGGTAGAAAGAAAAGCCCAGGGCGCAGAAGTTATTAAGGGGGTGCGTCCGGATCAGCAGTTTGTTGAAATTGTTTACACCGAACTGGTTCAAGTAATGGGGGAGACAAACTCGCCTCTGGCAGAGGTTGAACCTGCTCCCACAATTGTCTTAATGGCAGGGTTACAGGGGACTGGAAAAACCACAGCAACTGCAAAGCTAGCCCTGCACTTGCGCAAGGAGAATCGTAGCACGATGCTGGTTGCCACAGATGTGTATCGTCCTGCCGCGATCGACCAGCTTATTACGTTGGGTAAACAAATCGATGTGCCTGTGTTTGAACTTGGTAAAGATGCGAACCCCGTTGAGATTGCCCGTCAAGGAGTTGAAAAAGCGAAAGCCGATGGGATCAATACTGTCATCATTGACACGGCTGGTCGCCTCCAAATTGACCAGGATATGATGGCAGAACTGGCACAAATTAAGGAAGCCGTTCAGCCTCACGAAGTCTTGCTGGTTGTGGATGCTATGACCGGGCAAGAAGCGGCAAATCTGACCCGCACCTTCCATGAGCAAATTGGCATTACTGGAGCCATCCTCACCAAAATGGATGGTGATACACGCGGTGGAGCAGCCCTCTCCGTCCGACAAATCTCTGGACAACCCATCAAGTTTATTGGAACGGGGGAAAAAGTAGAAGCCCTTCAACCCTTCTATCCAGATCGCATGGCATCGCGCATTTTGGGGATGGGTGATGTCTTAACGTTAGTCGAAAAAGCTCGTGAGGAAGTTGATCTTGTAGAAGCTGAAAAAATGCAGGAGAAAATTCTCTCTGCCAAGTTTGACTTTACAGACTTTCTCAAGCAAACCCGTTTACTCAAAACCATGGGATCTCTTGGCGGCATTATGAAGCTGATCCCAGGAATGAACAAAATTAGCAGCGATCAGCTTGAAAAAGGTGAGTCTGAGTTGAAGAAGGCAGAGTCGATGATCAACTCGATGACGCCAGAAGAGCGCAAAAATCCTGATCTCCTGGCGAGTTCTCCAAGCCGCCGCCGTCGAATTGCCCGTGGCTCTGGTTACCGGGAAGCAGACGTGAGCGATCTGGTAAACAAGTTTCAAAAGATGCGGAACATGATGCAGATGATGGGCAAAGGTCAGTTTCCTGGGATGCCTGGAATGGCAGGAGGTGCTGGCGACATGAACCCAATGGCAGGGAACGCTTATAGAGGTGGACAACCTGGATGGCGTGGTTATCCAGGCGGGGGGGCACCCGCTAAGAAAAAGAAAAAGGAGAAGAAGAAGAAGGGCTTCGGCACTTTGTAG
- a CDS encoding hypothetical protein (IMG reference gene:2510098181) → MAPVTTKRPKAAAVKQASIKDTNAFLQSLPEKPKEELSLREAIDLMRDSVRGALAKGYSYQELAAMLTEKGIKISAFTLKNYVPSGRRRSTKEQSAKTGTHRGRKTRADVEMPTSSTAEVAKSRSSTKSLGGAKNSTQPSASSENATATKTTRGRGKATVAAKTKTGTEATVKQPVTKQTRSTATKTAKEAQSKARATRSRKRQGA, encoded by the coding sequence ATGGCACCAGTGACGACTAAGAGGCCTAAAGCAGCCGCGGTTAAACAAGCTTCGATTAAGGACACGAATGCGTTCCTGCAATCGTTACCAGAAAAGCCTAAAGAGGAATTATCGCTGAGAGAGGCGATCGACCTGATGCGTGACTCTGTTAGAGGGGCACTGGCTAAAGGGTATAGCTATCAAGAGTTAGCCGCAATGCTAACAGAAAAGGGGATTAAAATTAGCGCATTCACACTCAAAAACTATGTTCCTTCAGGGCGGCGGCGAAGTACCAAAGAACAATCTGCAAAAACCGGAACTCACAGAGGTCGGAAAACAAGAGCAGATGTGGAAATGCCAACATCTTCCACGGCTGAAGTTGCAAAGTCACGATCATCTACCAAGAGTTTAGGAGGCGCTAAAAACTCAACCCAGCCTTCTGCGAGTAGTGAAAATGCAACCGCAACAAAGACTACTCGCGGACGTGGGAAAGCAACAGTCGCCGCCAAAACAAAAACCGGAACTGAAGCGACGGTAAAACAACCTGTGACCAAACAAACTCGCTCAACGGCCACCAAGACAGCTAAGGAAGCCCAATCTAAGGCACGTGCAACTCGTAGCCGGAAAAGACAAGGGGCTTGA
- a CDS encoding ribosomal RNA small subunit methyltransferase RsmB (IMG reference gene:2510098183~PFAM: NOL1/NOP2/sun family; NusB family~TIGRFAM: ribosomal RNA small subunit methyltransferase RsmB; NOL1/NOP2/sun family putative RNA methylase), translated as MSQDPRLLALSALREIQRGAFADVVLDNLLQQVRLNSPDKRLLTELVYGIIRQQRTLDALIDQLGKKRSHQQPPDLRRILHLGLYQLRYLTHIPVSAAVNTTVELAKKSGFAGLSGVVNGLLRQYDRLAASAIDPLILPSHPTQHLGILYSYPDWIVDIWLQQFGWSETEQLCRWLNQPPSIDLRVNRLKTTVENVEAAMQTAGVKVVRVPPLPYALRLVEHVGRIQDLPGFQDGWWVVQDCSAQLVSYLLDPQPGEVVIDACAAPGGKTTHIAELMNDQGTVWACDKTSSRLKKLEQNCDRLQLQSIRIHHGDSRVLPRFNQPADRVLLDAPCSGLGTLHRHADARWRQTPDTVNQLVSLQCALLEQAASWIKANGVLVYATCTLHPAENEQIIQQFLETHPDWQLVVPSASSLVSKFATGDGWIKILPHHHAMDGFFMARLERQGGLKP; from the coding sequence GTGTCTCAAGATCCACGCCTGCTTGCTTTATCGGCACTTCGAGAAATTCAACGAGGAGCTTTTGCCGATGTTGTATTAGACAATCTCTTACAGCAAGTAAGGTTGAATTCTCCCGATAAACGTCTACTAACTGAACTGGTTTATGGAATTATTCGGCAGCAGCGCACCCTCGATGCGTTGATCGATCAATTGGGTAAAAAGCGGAGTCATCAACAGCCCCCCGATTTGCGACGAATTCTGCACTTGGGGCTATATCAACTGCGGTATCTTACTCATATCCCAGTTTCTGCGGCAGTGAATACAACTGTAGAACTGGCAAAAAAGAGCGGTTTTGCAGGACTTTCAGGCGTGGTCAATGGTTTGTTACGTCAGTACGATCGCCTGGCTGCTTCTGCTATCGATCCGCTTATCTTACCCAGCCATCCCACTCAGCATCTTGGCATTCTCTACAGCTACCCCGACTGGATTGTGGATATCTGGTTGCAGCAATTTGGATGGTCGGAAACGGAGCAACTTTGCCGCTGGCTGAATCAGCCCCCTTCGATTGATTTGCGGGTAAATCGGCTGAAGACTACGGTGGAAAATGTAGAAGCTGCTATGCAAACAGCAGGTGTGAAGGTTGTGCGAGTTCCGCCGCTCCCCTATGCTCTGCGACTAGTGGAACATGTGGGACGAATTCAAGACTTGCCAGGGTTTCAGGATGGTTGGTGGGTGGTTCAGGATTGCAGTGCTCAACTAGTGAGTTATCTACTTGATCCCCAACCGGGTGAAGTTGTGATTGATGCCTGCGCGGCCCCCGGTGGCAAAACGACTCACATTGCCGAATTGATGAATGATCAGGGAACGGTGTGGGCGTGTGATAAAACTTCCTCTCGGCTTAAGAAATTAGAGCAAAATTGCGATCGCCTCCAGCTTCAGTCCATCCGCATTCATCATGGGGATAGTCGTGTCTTACCCCGGTTCAATCAGCCAGCTGATCGAGTTTTGCTAGATGCCCCTTGCTCTGGTTTAGGTACTTTGCATCGTCATGCAGACGCTCGCTGGCGACAAACTCCTGATACAGTGAACCAACTGGTTTCTTTGCAATGCGCGCTCTTAGAACAAGCTGCCTCCTGGATCAAAGCCAATGGTGTCTTAGTCTATGCAACCTGCACCTTGCATCCTGCTGAAAACGAACAAATCATTCAGCAGTTTTTAGAAACGCATCCCGACTGGCAACTAGTGGTTCCATCTGCCTCATCCCTGGTTTCCAAGTTTGCAACTGGAGATGGATGGATCAAAATCTTGCCCCATCACCATGCAATGGATGGCTTTTTCATGGCACGCCTAGAACGACAAGGTGGACTCAAACCCTAA
- a CDS encoding Tellurite resistance protein TerB (IMG reference gene:2510098184~PFAM: Tellurite resistance protein TerB), producing the protein MTTASPNTKTLMKILIGTAWIDGKIQPEEREYLHRIAQEKGIAEEPDIQPLLYEFRPVPPEECYGWVKQYLGDRPTSESCQQLLEAISGLIYSDGEVATEEAKLLAELQNMEAGNENTSNSVISAIRNLYQRWVAKLD; encoded by the coding sequence ATGACAACAGCCAGCCCAAATACAAAAACCTTGATGAAAATCTTGATTGGAACCGCGTGGATTGATGGCAAGATTCAGCCAGAAGAACGAGAGTATTTGCATCGCATTGCTCAGGAGAAAGGCATTGCAGAGGAACCAGATATTCAACCTCTGCTGTATGAATTTAGACCAGTGCCACCGGAAGAATGTTACGGATGGGTCAAACAATATCTGGGCGATCGCCCCACGTCCGAATCGTGTCAACAATTATTAGAAGCAATTAGCGGTCTGATTTATAGCGACGGAGAAGTTGCCACTGAAGAGGCAAAACTGCTGGCTGAACTTCAAAACATGGAAGCAGGGAACGAGAATACCAGTAATTCAGTCATCAGCGCGATTCGCAACCTGTATCAACGTTGGGTTGCCAAACTAGACTAG
- a CDS encoding hypothetical protein (IMG reference gene:2510098185), which translates to MDLLLSLFMEVPVKQGGQFPTWFTAVYVVGFLAAVSIGSIAWYNSKRPVGWEDKARPDIVPEIKDTENPGV; encoded by the coding sequence ATGGATCTGTTACTGAGTTTATTCATGGAAGTTCCTGTTAAGCAAGGCGGGCAATTCCCGACCTGGTTTACAGCCGTATATGTTGTTGGCTTCCTGGCAGCCGTGAGCATCGGTTCTATTGCCTGGTACAACTCCAAGCGTCCCGTAGGTTGGGAAGATAAGGCACGTCCTGATATCGTTCCAGAGATAAAAGATACTGAAAATCCAGGAGTATAA
- a CDS encoding Chlorophyll A-B binding protein (IMG reference gene:2510098186~PFAM: Chlorophyll A-B binding protein), with the protein MTQQQPTVSPKVSEPKFGFNEYAERLNGRAAMIGFALALAIEYVTGQGLLSWLGLG; encoded by the coding sequence ATGACTCAACAACAACCGACTGTTTCTCCAAAAGTGTCTGAACCTAAATTTGGTTTCAATGAGTACGCTGAACGTTTAAATGGTCGTGCAGCTATGATTGGCTTTGCTTTAGCCCTAGCCATTGAATATGTTACTGGTCAAGGTCTGTTGTCTTGGTTAGGTTTAGGTTAG
- a CDS encoding putative membrane protein (IMG reference gene:2510098187~PFAM: Protein of unknown function (DUF1517)), whose protein sequence is MFNKLISHIKPLLKPLIVITLIVAIAFGHANDALAAAGGGRIGGGSFRAPTPSRTYSAPRTYAPPGGGYYPGGGIGFPFVFPTFWLWGGGGSLFTLLIFFAVASFLVSSFRRAREDNEIGYDPVANSTISIARLQVGLLADARELQADLNKIALSADTSSSAGLTQVLQETTLALLRHPEYWTHASSTVEQARLAGAEAEFNRMLLTERSKFSREMLSNVNNQLRQAPIDAVVVGDDETGSLTTQSLNAPGEYIVVTLLTGVQGNLKLPAINNAEDLRQALGVLGGIASDRLLALEVLWTPQAEGDVLTRDDLIVEYPNLKLI, encoded by the coding sequence ATGTTTAACAAGCTCATCTCCCACATCAAGCCGTTGCTCAAGCCGTTAATTGTCATTACTTTGATTGTGGCGATCGCATTTGGTCATGCAAATGATGCTTTAGCGGCGGCAGGTGGTGGTCGAATTGGTGGCGGATCATTCCGCGCGCCAACTCCTAGCCGCACCTACTCTGCACCCCGCACCTACGCGCCTCCTGGTGGTGGTTATTACCCCGGTGGGGGCATTGGTTTCCCATTTGTATTTCCCACTTTTTGGCTTTGGGGTGGCGGCGGCAGTCTATTCACTTTATTGATTTTCTTTGCAGTAGCTAGTTTCCTGGTATCGAGTTTCCGTCGTGCTCGGGAAGATAACGAGATTGGTTATGATCCAGTTGCCAACTCAACTATCAGCATCGCTCGGTTGCAGGTTGGGCTACTGGCGGATGCCCGCGAACTGCAAGCAGACCTGAATAAAATAGCGCTATCAGCAGACACGAGTTCATCGGCTGGTTTAACCCAGGTGCTTCAGGAAACAACACTGGCGTTGTTACGTCATCCCGAATACTGGACTCATGCAAGTTCAACGGTTGAGCAGGCACGATTAGCAGGAGCAGAGGCAGAATTCAACCGAATGCTACTGACAGAACGCAGCAAATTCAGTCGTGAAATGCTTTCTAATGTAAATAACCAATTGAGACAAGCGCCGATCGATGCCGTTGTGGTTGGGGATGATGAAACGGGTTCGTTAACTACTCAATCTTTGAACGCTCCAGGTGAGTACATCGTCGTGACATTGTTAACAGGTGTGCAGGGCAACTTGAAACTGCCAGCAATCAATAACGCTGAGGATTTGCGTCAGGCGTTAGGGGTTTTGGGAGGAATTGCTAGCGACCGCTTATTGGCTCTTGAAGTTCTGTGGACTCCTCAGGCTGAAGGAGATGTTCTCACCAGAGATGATCTGATTGTTGAATATCCAAATCTCAAGCTGATTTAA
- a CDS encoding putative glycosyltransferase (IMG reference gene:2510098188~PFAM: Glycosyl transferase family 2) has product MSRIGVVAIGRNEGDRLRRCLKSVVQRVAQVVYVDSGSTDGSVEFARSLEVEVVELDISIPFTAARARNAGFERLMELHPQIDYVQFVDGDCEIVDGWLERAQQELDTRPEIVVVCGRRRERFPEATLYNRLCDIEWNTPVGETKACGGDAMMRVSALRAVNGYNATLIAGEEPELCVRLRQNGGKIFRLDAEMTLHDAEMTRFSQWWKRSVRAGYAYAEGAWLHGAPPERHWVKETRSIRLWGLLIPAVALFSALPSKGLSLILLAAYPLMAYRIYQYACQAGLAPRDAWLFGAACMLAKLPQAQGQLRFYWGKLLKQPSKLIEYNTPSQANFAAKDLS; this is encoded by the coding sequence TTGAGTCGGATTGGAGTTGTGGCAATTGGGCGTAATGAAGGGGATCGTCTACGCCGTTGTTTGAAGTCGGTCGTGCAAAGGGTTGCCCAGGTTGTTTATGTGGACTCTGGTTCGACAGATGGAAGTGTGGAATTTGCGCGATCGCTTGAGGTAGAAGTTGTGGAACTGGATATATCCATTCCATTCACTGCTGCCCGTGCTCGCAACGCTGGATTTGAGCGATTAATGGAACTGCATCCACAAATAGACTACGTCCAGTTTGTAGACGGAGATTGTGAAATTGTTGATGGTTGGTTAGAGCGGGCACAGCAAGAACTCGATACCCGCCCAGAGATTGTGGTTGTATGCGGTCGTCGCAGAGAGCGGTTTCCAGAAGCCACACTTTACAATCGCCTTTGCGATATTGAATGGAATACTCCCGTTGGAGAGACAAAAGCCTGTGGTGGCGATGCCATGATGCGTGTATCTGCACTGCGAGCCGTCAACGGATACAATGCCACTTTGATTGCAGGCGAAGAACCTGAACTGTGTGTGCGGTTGCGGCAGAATGGTGGCAAAATTTTTCGCCTTGATGCCGAAATGACCTTACACGATGCCGAAATGACTCGATTCAGTCAGTGGTGGAAGCGGTCAGTTCGTGCGGGATATGCCTACGCTGAAGGAGCTTGGCTCCACGGTGCTCCACCTGAACGACATTGGGTTAAAGAAACACGTAGCATTCGACTCTGGGGCTTGTTGATCCCAGCAGTGGCTCTATTCTCAGCTTTACCTAGCAAAGGACTGAGCCTGATATTACTGGCAGCATATCCTTTGATGGCATATCGAATCTATCAATATGCTTGTCAGGCTGGACTAGCTCCGCGCGATGCGTGGTTATTTGGCGCGGCTTGCATGTTGGCAAAGCTCCCCCAAGCTCAAGGACAACTCAGATTTTATTGGGGCAAACTGCTAAAGCAACCTTCCAAACTCATCGAGTACAATACGCCGTCACAAGCGAATTTTGCTGCTAAAGATTTATCGTAG